A genomic stretch from Oscarella lobularis chromosome 11, ooOscLobu1.1, whole genome shotgun sequence includes:
- the LOC136192639 gene encoding uncharacterized protein produces MEKDRTTTGNGRRQGLRRRLTSCFHLKLFAFGLGLVFLLALTATPVYVHYFEPINLSEIKRESSYQIVSSARLNQSVCSFTFPKWSESETVNKRHYRNISASGCGKFEEMDEELKNLKQLMATYLRPQLLDRLLPLLCHYAFKDCRDRFCEHRSSNTTALCSEISKLQLNHLLKNRTSCLLFPKCSHNQSVGSNVSICPTPLMPTQTKFAQTIRLYCSPPCDQPIWKLRATIFKITQYVSVSIYWICIVIVIVTWAKAKRMFSYHSVTSLFSTVSLGLFSSAMTIPAILGEKRTYCRYDNFFDSFVYPTEVCHVQGLLFQFGYFSFLVWWLSSVSNSALTVWKPGEFSNQNKKRLFYFQLTLSVILPSGQLAFALIQRMKYVRESRYELFCGSASSAGHFYSFVLPSNILVLCGTIVSTYVMVKLYQIKKTSLIHLDVVNRQKFAEDFVLVQKRFLLLSIVIPLSFTWISATSAIHGHDLAKGLASCMGRFNETLVNQCISKLGEETGWFVVATFNFVVSDLVSLAFVGYCLIPKPARAFWSQFPGLCAKRKFTRRICDITTGSESPSATTPLFPSSTAPQLLPTETDTSS; encoded by the exons ATGGAGAAGGACAGAACAACCACTGGCAATGGCAGACGCCAGGGCTTGAGAAGACGGCTCACTTCTTGCTTTCACCTCAAACTATTTGCTTTCGGATTGGGTCTGGTTTTTCTGCTTGCACTCACTGCTACTCCCGTCTACGTTCACTACTTCGAACCAATAAATTTGTCT GAAATCAAACGAGAATCGTCCTATCAAATCGTCTCCTCTGCTCGGTTAAACCAGTCTGTATGCAGTTTCACATTTCCCAAATGGAGTGAAAGCGAAACTGTAAACAAAAGGCACTACAGGAACATTTCTGCGTCAGGCTGCGGAAAGTTTGAAGAGATGGACGAAGAATTGAAGAATCTCAAGCAGTTGATGGCCACATACCTACGACCTCAACTGCTTGATAGACTCTTGCCGCTTCTTTGTCACTATGCTTTCAAAGACTGCCGAGACAGATTCTGTGAACACAGGTCATCAAACACCACAGCTCTTTGTAGCGAAATTTCGAAACTTCAACTGAACCATTTACTGAAGAATCGAACATcctgtcttctttttcccaAGTGCTCACACAATCAGTCTGTAGGCAGTAACGTATCAATCTGTCCAACGCCTCTAATGCCTACACAAACTAAATTTGCGCAAACAATTCGTTTGTACTGCTCTCCTCCGTGTGATCAGCCAATCTGGAAACTACGTGCAACGATATTTAAGATTACACAGTACGTATCTGTGTCAATTTATTGGATTTGTATTGTTATCGTTATTGTGACGTGGGCCAAAGCCAAAAGAAT GTTTAGTTATCACTCAGTCACAAGCCTATTTTCAACTGTATCGCTAGGTCTATTTA GCAGCGCCATGACAATTCCTGCCATTTTAGGCGAAAAAAGGACTTACTGCAGGTACGACAATTTCTTCGATTCCTTTGTTTATCCAACCGAAGTTTGTCATGTTCAGG GGTTGCTCTTTCAGTTTGGGTACTTCTCGTTCTTAGTGTGGTGGCTTAGTTCTGTGTCAAATTCAGCTTTGACTGTTTGGAAGCCTGGAGAGTTTAGCaatcaaaacaaaaagaggCTCTTCTACTTTCAGCTGACTCTCTCGGTAATTTTACCTAGTGGACAGCTGGCTTTTGCTCTCATACAACGAATGAAATACGTAAGAGAATCCCGCTATGAGCTGTTTTGTGGTTCCGCGTCAAGCGCCGGGCATTTCTACTCCTTTGTATTGCCATCTAACATTCTGGTTCTTTGTGGAACGATTGTGTCAACTTACGTGATGGTAAAACTTTATCAG ATAAAGAAAACAAGTCTTATTCATTTAGACGTTGTAAATCGACAGAAATTTGCTGAAGATTTTGTGCTCGTTCAGAAACGGTTTCTCCTTTTATCTATTGTTATTCCTCTAAGTTTCACCTGGATTTCAGCGACAAGTGCAATTCACGGACACGACTTGGCTAAAGGTTTAGCTAGTTGCATGGGCAGATTCAATGAGACGCTCGTAAATCAATGCATATCTAAGCTTGGAGAAGAAACTGGATGGTTTGTTGTTGCGACGTTCAATTTCGTCGTAAGTGACCTGGTTTCACTTGCCTTTGTCGGTTACTGTCTCATTCCAAAACCAGCAAGAGCCTTCTGGTCGCAATTTCCGGGACTATgtgcaaagagaaaatttacAAGACGCATTTGTGACATCACAACAGGAAGTGAAAGTCCAAGCGCTACAACGCCCCTTTTTCCATCTTCAACAGCTCCGCAGCTTTTACCAACTGAAACTGACACGTCTTCCTGA